In a single window of the Acipenser ruthenus chromosome 8, fAciRut3.2 maternal haplotype, whole genome shotgun sequence genome:
- the LOC117406266 gene encoding olfactory receptor 6N1-like, translating into MFQLPDSNRSNFTVREFVIVGGERSLEEHFTELSVSLLLGYLITLIGNLVIIVLVLIDHRLHTPMYYFLCNLSFVDILITTAVIPKMLAVCLMNDNVISFEGCFLQMYCFLSFECTECFLLTAMAYDRYIAICKPLHYSTIITERMCVILVAIAWFLGLLGPFTSVILAAQLPFCGPNKLIYWFCDYPPVVKLACTDTTFLIDLALAIAMIIVYIPWLIIVSSYIRIIICIFRIPPGEGRRKAFSTCSSHLIVVLTYFLSIGFVYIVVKIENISSDTRTLLAVCNCFITPMANPIIYSLRNKEIRDSFVRHTAINKVFP; encoded by the coding sequence ATGTTCCAGTTGCCGGATTCTAACAGGAGCAATTTTACAGTCAGAGAGTTTGTCATTGTTGGTGGAGAACGGAGTCTTGAAGAACACTTTACAGAACTTTCTGTCTCCCTTCTGTTGGGCTACCTTATAACTTTGATAGGGAACCTTGTGATTATAGTTTTGGTACTGATAGACCACAGACTTCACACCccaatgtattattttctttgtaatttgTCTTTTGTTGACATATTGATAACAACGGCTGTTATCCCCAAAATGTTAGCAGTATGTTTGATGAATGACAATGTGATTTCATTTGAGGGATGCTTTTTACAGATGTATTGCTTTCTGTCTTTTGAATGTACTGAATGCTTTCTTCTGACTGCGATGGCCTATGACCGGTACATTGCCATATGTAAGCCCCTGCATTATAGTACTATTATTACAGAGAGAATGTGTGTCATACTTGTAGCAATCGCCTGGTTTTTAGGGTTGTTAGGGCCATTCACGTCAGTGATTTTAGCTGCTCAGTTGCCATTTTGTGGACCAAACAAACTAATCTATTGGTTTTGTGATTACCCACCTGTTGTTAAACTGGCCTGTACAGACACGACATTTCTAATCGATCTGGCCCTTGCAATTGCAATGATTATAGTTTATATTCCATGGTTGATAATTGTTTCGTCTTACATTAGAATAATTATATGCATTTTCAGAATACCACCTGGTGAAGGTCGCCGTAAGGCTTTTTCAACTTGTTCTTCACATCTCATTGTTGTTCTTACATATTTTCTTTCCATTGgatttgtttacattgttgtcaAGATTGAAAATATATCCTCTGATACACGCACCTTACTCGCTGTATGCAACTGCTTCATAACCCCAATGGCAAACCCCATCATTTATAgtttaagaaataaagaaataagagaTTCTTTTGTAAGACACACTGCAATAAATAAAGTGTTTCCTTGA
- the LOC117406265 gene encoding olfactory receptor 6N1-like, producing the protein MFQLPDSNRSNFTVREFVIVGGEQSLEEFYTELSVSLLLVYLITLIGNLVIIVLVLIDHRLHTPMYYFLWNLSFVDIMIITTIIPKMLAVCLMKDNVISFEGCFLQMYFFLSFECTECFLLTVMAYDRYIAICKPLHYSTIITERMCVILVAIAWILGLLGPVTSVSLAAQLPFCGPNKLIYWFCDYPPVVQLACTDTTFLIDLALAVAMIVIYIPFLIIVWSYVRIIICIFRIPPGEGRRKAFSTCSSHLIIVLLYFFSSAFVYIVVRIGNVSSDTRTLLAVCYSFATPMANPIIYSLRNKEIRDSFIDKLYSRRILQNDANKSNDTFTAQ; encoded by the exons ATGTTCCAGTTGCCGGATTCTAACAGGAGCAATTTTACAGTCAGAGAGTTTGTCATTGTTGGTGGAGAGCAGAGTCTTGAAGAGTTCTATACAGAACTTTCTGTCTCCCTTCTGTTGGTCTACCTTATAACTTTGATAGGGAACCTTGTGATTATAGTTTTGGTACTGATAGACCACAGACTTCACACCccaatgtattattttctttggAATTTGTCTTTTGTTGACATAATGATTATAACGACTATTATCCCCAAAATGTTAGCAGTGTGTCTGATGAAGGACAATGTGATTTCATTTGAGGGatgctttttacaaatgtatttctttctgtcttttgaATGTACTGAATGCTTTCTTCTGACTGTAATGGCCTATGACCGGTACATTGCCATATGTAAGCCTCTGCATTATAGTACTATTATTACAGAGAGAATGTGTGTCATACTTGTAGCCATCGCCTGGATTTTAGGGTTGTTAGGGCCAGTCACGTCAGTGAGTTTAGCTGCTCAGTTGCCATTTTGTGGACCAAACAAACTAATCTATTGGTTTTGTGATTACCCACCTGTTGTTCAACTGGCCTGTACAGACACGACATTTCTAATCGATCTGGCCCTTGCAGTTGCAATGATTGTAATTTATATTCCATttttgattattgtttggtcTTACGTTAGAATAATCATATGCATTTTCAGAATACCACCTGGTGAAGGTCGCCGTAAGGCTTTTTCAACTTGTTCTTCACATCTGATTATTGTTCTTctatattttttttccagtgcatTTGTTTACATCGTTGTAAGGATTGGAAATGTATCCTCTGATACACGCACCTTACTCGCTGTATGCTACTCCTTTGCAACCCCAATGGCAAACCCCATCATTTATAgtttaagaaataaagaaataagagaTTCTTTT ATTGATAAGCTGTATAGTAGAAGAATAttacagaatgatgcaaacaAATCTAACGATACATTCACAGCTCAATAA